In Leptospiraceae bacterium, a genomic segment contains:
- a CDS encoding ATP-binding protein: protein MNKKKALKKKNVKQAIEKPNVLSLPLSNIQNEALPVLAAGLAHEVKNPLSAIHLHLQLLENQIQLVENPSLREAMLKRVEIIKKEILSLNRLLQEFIKIIRAEKRNFTLLELNELIPSIVSLLKPQADKVQASIYFYPGRLPAHFEIDPLFVKQILINLIINSIQAFYTDKDATKKRKIEISTGIENELPYIRVADNGPGIPSSIQGRIFEPFFTTKQDGSGLGLALVKKMVEEMGGEIDFVSKEGEGTVFTIYFYGNSMKNIGQKFPYEKEAQKNPTTH from the coding sequence ATGAATAAAAAAAAAGCCCTAAAAAAGAAAAATGTCAAACAAGCCATTGAAAAACCAAATGTATTATCCCTTCCTTTATCGAATATTCAAAATGAAGCTCTGCCTGTATTAGCAGCTGGACTTGCTCATGAAGTCAAAAATCCGTTGTCAGCAATCCATCTTCATTTACAACTTTTAGAAAATCAAATCCAATTAGTAGAAAATCCTTCCTTGCGGGAAGCAATGCTAAAACGAGTAGAAATCATCAAAAAAGAAATCTTAAGTCTAAACCGCTTATTGCAGGAATTTATAAAAATCATTCGAGCAGAGAAGAGAAATTTTACACTTTTAGAATTGAATGAACTCATACCTTCCATCGTTTCTTTGTTGAAGCCACAGGCTGACAAAGTTCAAGCTTCTATTTATTTTTATCCCGGAAGACTACCAGCTCATTTTGAGATTGATCCCTTATTCGTAAAGCAAATCTTGATTAACCTCATCATCAATTCCATTCAAGCATTTTACACGGATAAAGACGCCACAAAAAAACGAAAAATTGAAATTTCCACTGGGATAGAAAATGAACTTCCATATATTAGGGTAGCAGACAACGGTCCGGGAATTCCGTCGTCTATACAGGGTCGTATTTTTGAGCCATTCTTCACAACAAAACAAGATGGTAGTGGTTTGGGTTTAGCTTTAGTCAAAAAAATGGTGGAAGAGATGGGTGGTGAAATTGATTTTGTTTCCAAGGAAGGAGAAGGAACGGTATTTACGATTTATTTTTATGGAAATTCTATGAAAAATATTGGTCAGAAATTTCCTTATGAAAAAGAAGCTCAAAAAAACCCTACTACTCATTGA